CTAATGCATATTTGATAGTATAATCAGAAGCAACATCATTCAGTTTTAATTTCGCAACGATGTATTGCTGCCCGTTTTCCTTAGTCTGCTGAATGTTTTCTAATGTGGTATTTTTACCCGCTGTTCTCCATACATTCGCTCTAATCTCCATTTTATTTCCTATATCATTATCGGTCGGTGCTCTCCAGAAATTAGGTTCAGGGTATTGTTTAAAGTACTCCTCTCCTTTTAAACTGTAGTAAGAAATTAATCCTGTTGACTTACTAATTTTCACAATAACATTATCTGAGGTCAATACAAACTGCTCTTTTTCATCCTGAATTTTAGCCGTATTTGCTTTTTCTGATTTTGCAAAATAGTTGGAGTCTTCGATTACAAACTGTTCTTTGGCGATTTCAAAATTTTGCGGCAGTAACTCTGAACCTGTTTTTGTGTAAGCAAAAACATTCAATAAATATTCTGTTCCTTCTTTTGACTGTAATTTTGGTAAGTCAAGCTTAAACTGTTTTTTTGTTTTCGGATCTAAAGCAACATTAATTGTTCCTTCTTTAATTACTTTTCCGTTTTCTAAAACCTGATATTTAAAGTTGTATTTATTCAGGTTTGTAAATCCAAAATCGTTTATAATTTCAATTACTCCATTCTTGATATCAACCGCTTCAAACAAAATATCCTGATATACTTTTTTTACTTCAAACGCACCGGGATTTGGTGTTCTATTCGGCATAACCAATCCATTATTACAGTCATTTTCATCATTTGTATAATTCTGGCTTCCCATATCACCTCCGTAAGCCCAGTATTTTCTGCCGTTTTCATCTTCTCTCTCAAATCCCTGATCTACCCAGTCCCAGATAAAACCGCCCTGCATATTTTTACTGCCTCGAATTATATCCCAGTATTCCTGAAAATTACCATTGCTGTTTCCCATTGCATGTGAATACTCACACATTATGTACGGTCGGCTGACTTCTTTGCGTGCCGCATATTCTTTCATGTAAGCAATTGTTGGATACATCGGACACACAATATCTGTGTTTTCGTTTTCTTTTGCCTGCTCAAACTGAACCAGTCTCGTATTATCTCTTTTTTTAATCCATTTGTAAGCTTCGTGAAAAACAGGCCCGTTGGCACTTTCATTACCTAATGACCAAAGAATTACCGATGGAGCATTTTTATCTCTTTCAACAAGACTATAGATTCTATCCAGATGTGCTTCTCTCCATTCTGGAAGATAACCCGGATTAGTTTTTGGATTCATCCAAATTAGAGGCTGTCCCTCTACTCCCATTCCGTGGCTTTCGATATTGGCTTCATCGACCAAAAACAAACCATATTTGTTACACAATTTTACCCACAAAATATTGTTCGGATAATGACTGCAGCGTACCGAATTAATATTCATCTGCTTCATCATCCTAATGTCTTTCATCATCGTCGCTTCGTCCTGATAATGTCCGGTTACCGGATTATGTTCATGAATATTTACACCACGAACCATCAGTCGAACTCCGTTTACCAATAATTGTCCGCCTTTTAATTCTACTTTTCTGAATCCGATTTGAGTTGAAACAGTTTCTATTATATCGCCTTTTGCATTTTTTAAGGTCAAAAGCAAAGTGTATAAATTTGGCGTTTCACTGCTCCATAATTTTGGATTGGATACATTCTGAGCAAAATTAATGGTCTGAGTTTTTGACGCTTCAAAATTGACATTGATCTCTTTGCTAAACACATTTTTTCCTGAAGCATCTACCAGTTTTGCGACTAATTTTTGATTGTTAACAGCCGTTGAAGTCAGGTTTTTTAAACTTACTTCTACATTTAAACTTCCGTTTTTATACTTCGCATCTAAATCTAGTTTGGCAAAAAAATCTGAAATCCGAACATTATCCGTACTGTACAAATACACATTTCTGTCGATTCCGGAAAGTCTCCAGAAATCCTGATCTTCCAGGTAAGAACCATCGCTCCATCTGTAAACTTCAACAGCCAGATTATTTTTTCCTGGTTTTAAATATTTAGAAATATCAAATTCTGCTGGGCTTTTGGTGTTTTCGGTATAACCAACTTTTTCACCATTTACCCAAATATACATGGCAGATGTTCCTGCTTCAAAATGAAGAAAAACATGTCGGTTTTTCCAGTTGTCTGGCAGCACAAAATCTTTTTTATAAGAGCCTACAGGATTATCCGAATGATTGATAAAAGGCGGATTTCTTTCGAAAGGATAGGTGATATTGGTATAAATTGGTATCCCGTAACCATTCAACTCCCAATTGGATGGCACCTGAAGTTCCTTCCAGTTTAAAGTACTGAAATCCGTTTTGTAAAAATCCTTTGGACGCTGATCTGGTGTTGGCGACCAGGAAAATTTCCATTTACCGTTTAAAGAAAAAAACCAAGGTGAGTTTTCATATTTATCGCTTATTGCAGAAGTTTCATCTGCATAAGGAAGAAAAGCAGCACGCGCCGGTTCTCTGTTAATTTGAAATACTTGAGGATTTTCCCAATCGTTACGGTCTTTTTCCTGAGCAGAAACAAAAGTTCCGCAAAGTATCAGCAGGCATAATAAAAGTATTTTGGTTTTGGTTTTATGCATTATTTTGGTTTTAGATAACTTTCAGATGAAATTCTTGATATTTCTAGAACTTCAACTTCTCAGGTAAATATTTAGCAACTAATTCTTTATAATAAGGAAGCAATGCTTTTACATCTGGTTTAACGGGAGCTTTGGTGTATAAATCGTAGGGATTGAACTTTCTAACCCAGTCAAACATTTCGATATCTTTTTCATTCATCAAATGAGCATACGCATTTTCTTTATGCTGTGAATAAAACGAATGATAACGTATCATGTATAAAGCCGGATCCGGAAGATAATCTTTCATAATCTGATACAAATATTCGTCATGACCCCAGCTCATTTTTACATTATCCAGTCCGCAGTTTTCTGTGTAAACACCAAATTTGGTATTGAATCTTTCGTCTGTATAATCGGGATTTTCTTTAAAAAACTCTGGGTAAACAATCTTATCTGAATAAGCACAGCCAACCGGGAATGTATCGCCGACAACTGCCCACTGCGGTTCTCCAAACAAACATAAAATTTTACCCAAATCATGAATAAAACCTGTTAATACAAACCAATCCGGATGACCATCTGCTCTAATGGCTTCAGAAGTCTGTAAAAGGTGTTGCGTTTGATCTAAGTCTATATCCGGATCACTGTCGTCTACAAGTGTGTTTAAAAAATCAACAGCTTCCCAAATTGACATTTCTTTTTTATTGAATTGTAAAAACTCCTGTTCTTTGCTGCACACAAAATCATAAGTCTGATAGGTATGGTTTATTCTGTAAAATTCCTTAACCGTTTCTACTCTTTCCGAATCGACATAATTCCTGAATTCTTCTTTTGTTTTTTCCGGTGCACTTTCAGAGGGATCAGGATATCGCAATAACAAATCATCTTCCCATTCATCTAAATTATTCAACGGATTGTCTGTGTCTATATGCTTTTTCATAATGCTAAAAAGTTATAAGTTATAAGACAAAAATAGAATTACCTATACCGTTCAAAATGGATTAATACATCAAAAACATGGATGATTTTGATTATTATAGGACTTTTACATTGATTTTAGCTGATTGTTTGATTTTATAGTATTTCAACCATAGCCCACGGTTTCAACCGTGGGAGTGGGAGACATCGTGAAGGAAATTTGTTTACGGATATGAATTGCGCTCCCAAGGTTGAAACCGTGGGCTATGTTGTAAAAGAATGCTCTATATATCTTTGTCAAAGTTTTAAACTTTGACAAAGATTCGCTCACAATAAAAAGAGAGAATTAATTGATAAGCTTGCTTGGCGGGAAACCAAACTGTTTTTTAAAACATCTGCTGAAATATAAAGGATCATTGAAGCCAACAAGATTGGTTACTTCCGATACATTATACTTTTTAGTTTTAAGCAGTTCGGCTGATTTTTTTAAACGAATGGTTCTGATAAATTCATTTGGTGCCAAATCGGTCAATTCCTTAATTTTTCGATATAATTTAGAAGAACTCACGCCCAATTTATCACATAGAAATTCTGTAGAAAGATCTACTTCACTTAAATTATCATTGATTAAATTAGTCACTTTTTCCATAAATTC
This region of uncultured Flavobacterium sp. genomic DNA includes:
- a CDS encoding glycoside hydrolase family 2 TIM barrel-domain containing protein, whose translation is MHKTKTKILLLCLLILCGTFVSAQEKDRNDWENPQVFQINREPARAAFLPYADETSAISDKYENSPWFFSLNGKWKFSWSPTPDQRPKDFYKTDFSTLNWKELQVPSNWELNGYGIPIYTNITYPFERNPPFINHSDNPVGSYKKDFVLPDNWKNRHVFLHFEAGTSAMYIWVNGEKVGYTENTKSPAEFDISKYLKPGKNNLAVEVYRWSDGSYLEDQDFWRLSGIDRNVYLYSTDNVRISDFFAKLDLDAKYKNGSLNVEVSLKNLTSTAVNNQKLVAKLVDASGKNVFSKEINVNFEASKTQTINFAQNVSNPKLWSSETPNLYTLLLTLKNAKGDIIETVSTQIGFRKVELKGGQLLVNGVRLMVRGVNIHEHNPVTGHYQDEATMMKDIRMMKQMNINSVRCSHYPNNILWVKLCNKYGLFLVDEANIESHGMGVEGQPLIWMNPKTNPGYLPEWREAHLDRIYSLVERDKNAPSVILWSLGNESANGPVFHEAYKWIKKRDNTRLVQFEQAKENENTDIVCPMYPTIAYMKEYAARKEVSRPYIMCEYSHAMGNSNGNFQEYWDIIRGSKNMQGGFIWDWVDQGFEREDENGRKYWAYGGDMGSQNYTNDENDCNNGLVMPNRTPNPGAFEVKKVYQDILFEAVDIKNGVIEIINDFGFTNLNKYNFKYQVLENGKVIKEGTINVALDPKTKKQFKLDLPKLQSKEGTEYLLNVFAYTKTGSELLPQNFEIAKEQFVIEDSNYFAKSEKANTAKIQDEKEQFVLTSDNVIVKISKSTGLISYYSLKGEEYFKQYPEPNFWRAPTDNDIGNKMEIRANVWRTAGKNTTLENIQQTKENGQQYIVAKLKLNDVASDYTIKYALGNNGALEIQASYKKGANPLPELPRFGMIFTLKNTLENLDYYGRGPLENYPDRKTAAFKGIYYSKVADQYVPYIRPQENGYKTDIRWFKLSGNKGNGLEIKGLQPLGMSTLNNYPSDFDAGLSKKNIHSSDITPRNEVVVCVDLTQRGLGGDNSWGLPPHKQYVLTESEYSYGFVIKPIE
- a CDS encoding inositol oxygenase, which encodes MKKHIDTDNPLNNLDEWEDDLLLRYPDPSESAPEKTKEEFRNYVDSERVETVKEFYRINHTYQTYDFVCSKEQEFLQFNKKEMSIWEAVDFLNTLVDDSDPDIDLDQTQHLLQTSEAIRADGHPDWFVLTGFIHDLGKILCLFGEPQWAVVGDTFPVGCAYSDKIVYPEFFKENPDYTDERFNTKFGVYTENCGLDNVKMSWGHDEYLYQIMKDYLPDPALYMIRYHSFYSQHKENAYAHLMNEKDIEMFDWVRKFNPYDLYTKAPVKPDVKALLPYYKELVAKYLPEKLKF